One Calditrichia bacterium DNA window includes the following coding sequences:
- a CDS encoding PspA/IM30 family protein, producing the protein MGIFSRIFKIFQSEAHSVVDQLEDPIKLTEQGIRDLKKDLAQAMRSLAEVKSLSIRMRKDGEDQKKLAADYERKAMMLLQRAQSGELDAAEVDRLATEALTKKEDSSRRAQEFMTNHEQQQKMADQLQNKVNKLKSAISKYENELVTLRARARTAESMKKINKQMAQVDASSTVAMLEKMKDKVTEEESLAEAYGEMADTTKSVDEEIDKALAGASVDAAKDSLAALKAKMGLKEGDAK; encoded by the coding sequence ATGGGTATTTTTTCGCGCATATTCAAAATTTTCCAGTCGGAGGCGCATTCAGTTGTGGATCAACTGGAAGATCCGATCAAATTGACCGAACAGGGCATTCGCGATTTGAAAAAAGATTTGGCGCAAGCCATGCGTAGCCTGGCGGAAGTGAAATCGTTGTCCATCCGCATGCGCAAAGACGGCGAAGACCAGAAAAAGCTTGCTGCCGATTACGAACGCAAAGCCATGATGCTGCTCCAACGCGCCCAAAGCGGCGAACTGGACGCCGCAGAAGTTGACCGTTTGGCAACCGAAGCGCTCACCAAAAAAGAAGATTCCTCACGCCGCGCACAGGAATTTATGACCAATCACGAGCAGCAGCAGAAAATGGCTGACCAGTTGCAGAACAAAGTGAACAAACTGAAATCTGCGATTTCCAAATATGAAAACGAGTTGGTCACTCTTCGCGCCCGCGCCCGCACTGCGGAATCGATGAAAAAAATCAACAAACAAATGGCGCAAGTTGATGCATCCAGCACCGTTGCGATGCTCGAAAAAATGAAAGACAAAGTGACCGAAGAAGAATCGCTGGCGGAAGCCTACGGCGAAATGGCCGACACAACCAAATCCGTTGACGAAGAAATTGACAAAGCGTTGGCGGGTGCGTCTGTGGATGCCGCAAAAGATTCGCTGGCAGCGCTAAAAGCCAAAATGGGCTTAAAAGAAGGCGATGCCAAATAG
- the rfbC gene encoding dTDP-4-dehydrorhamnose 3,5-epimerase, which yields MSITVEPTEIPEVLVIKPRVFRDPRGFFMETFHAEKYAEAGIRENFVQDNHSFSTKGILRGLHYQLKRPQGKLVQAVSGEIFDVAVDIRKGSPTFGKWVGVTLSERNKWQIYVPPGFAHGFYVVSETANVTYKCTDFYDGKDEYGIQWSDPEIGIDWQLDVNPVLSPKDELHPALKNAPKDVLPEY from the coding sequence ATGTCGATTACGGTTGAGCCAACGGAAATTCCGGAAGTTCTGGTTATCAAGCCGCGGGTGTTCCGCGATCCGCGCGGCTTTTTTATGGAAACATTTCATGCGGAAAAATACGCCGAAGCCGGTATTCGCGAAAATTTTGTGCAGGACAATCACTCGTTTTCCACAAAAGGCATTTTGAGGGGATTGCATTATCAATTGAAACGCCCGCAGGGCAAACTGGTTCAGGCGGTTTCCGGCGAAATTTTTGATGTGGCAGTGGACATCCGCAAAGGCTCGCCAACGTTTGGAAAATGGGTCGGTGTAACGCTTTCCGAACGCAACAAATGGCAAATTTATGTGCCGCCGGGATTCGCCCACGGATTTTACGTGGTCAGCGAAACCGCGAACGTGACCTATAAATGCACGGATTTTTACGACGGAAAAGATGAATACGGCATCCAATGGTCCGATCCGGAAATTGGCATCGACTGGCAACTGGATGTAAATCCGGTTTTATCGCCGAAAGACGAATTGCACCCGGCGTTGAAAAATGCGCCGAAAGATGTGTTGCCCGAATACTGA
- a CDS encoding UDP-glucose/GDP-mannose dehydrogenase family protein → MKIIVAGTGYVGLVHAAICSEYGHEVHGYDTNPAKIDAYATGNPERIHQFVNEPGLADIISDNLGKHLFFTHKIDEIIEGTDVIFLCLPAPANADGSSNLELYDSAVHKIAALLAKRSDLRRVVITDKSTVPIGTIRRLQRILHEHGAKNVGIATNPEFLAEGTAVSQARKPSRVVVGCDSKDDFKILRRVYSQFVNHVRIKYIETTPETAEAIKYVSNTLLLTYISFWNGVGARIGEKIANVRVDDLRRGVTADERISTWGSYMSNGAGGSCFGKDIQSLIFQLKKHDVNTRLLESTFEINEFQKTYLVKKAIQEANFNFEGKVISILGLAFKKQTNDIRDASSLKAIETLLGYGVRRIQAYDPLAIEEAKKYYEPEKSPDYQKIVYSKSVREALIDSDALFISTDWEEFRGLSSIIENTVSPPYLIIDGRRMIPDYEDLVAHGYTYLAVGSPTLKPKQKRR, encoded by the coding sequence ATGAAAATTATTGTTGCCGGCACAGGTTATGTGGGGTTGGTGCACGCCGCAATCTGCTCGGAATACGGGCACGAGGTGCACGGATACGATACCAATCCAGCAAAAATTGATGCATACGCAACCGGAAATCCCGAACGGATTCACCAGTTTGTCAACGAGCCCGGACTGGCGGATATCATTAGTGATAACCTTGGCAAACATCTGTTTTTCACCCATAAAATTGATGAAATTATCGAAGGCACGGACGTTATTTTTCTGTGCCTGCCGGCACCGGCCAATGCGGATGGCTCCAGCAATCTGGAATTATATGATAGCGCCGTGCATAAAATTGCCGCGTTATTGGCAAAACGCAGCGATCTCCGGCGGGTGGTGATCACCGATAAAAGCACCGTGCCGATTGGCACGATCCGCCGGTTGCAGCGCATTTTACACGAACACGGCGCAAAAAACGTGGGCATCGCCACCAATCCGGAATTTCTGGCGGAGGGAACGGCGGTTTCGCAGGCGCGAAAACCATCGCGGGTGGTGGTCGGCTGCGACAGTAAAGATGATTTCAAAATTTTGCGGCGGGTGTATTCCCAATTTGTCAATCATGTGCGGATTAAATATATTGAAACCACGCCGGAAACCGCCGAGGCGATCAAATACGTTTCCAACACGTTGCTGCTCACTTACATTTCATTTTGGAATGGTGTTGGCGCACGCATCGGGGAAAAAATTGCCAACGTCCGGGTGGATGATTTGCGGCGCGGCGTAACCGCCGATGAGCGCATCAGCACCTGGGGATCGTACATGAGCAACGGCGCGGGCGGCAGTTGTTTTGGCAAAGATATTCAGTCGCTTATTTTTCAATTGAAAAAGCACGATGTGAACACCCGATTGTTGGAATCCACTTTCGAGATCAACGAATTCCAGAAAACCTATCTGGTGAAAAAAGCGATTCAGGAAGCTAATTTTAATTTTGAAGGTAAAGTTATATCAATATTAGGGTTAGCTTTCAAAAAACAGACAAATGATATCCGGGATGCGTCATCCCTAAAAGCTATCGAAACGCTGCTCGGATACGGCGTTCGCCGGATTCAGGCATACGATCCGCTGGCAATTGAGGAAGCAAAAAAATATTATGAACCCGAAAAATCACCGGATTATCAGAAAATTGTGTATAGCAAATCGGTCCGGGAGGCGCTGATCGACAGTGATGCGCTGTTTATTTCTACCGATTGGGAGGAATTTCGCGGGCTTTCATCGATTATCGAGAACACGGTTTCGCCGCCGTATCTCATCATCGACGGGCGGCGGATGATTCCCGATTACGAAGATCTGGTTGCGCACGGATACACATATCTGGCGGTCGGATCGCCAACGTTAAAACCCAAACAAAAGAGGCGTTAG
- the rfbB gene encoding dTDP-glucose 4,6-dehydratase: MKTILVTGGCGFIGANFIRYLFEESGFSGRVVNADKLTYAGNPENLSDIAEQFAGRYFFEQVDICDYAAIERVFAKHDVDTICHFAAESHVDRSIVGPGEFIQTNVIGTFNLLEVARHNREKLALFHHVSTDEVFGSLGETGFFTETTPYQPRSPYSASKASSDHLVRAYNHTYGIPVTISNCSNNYGPYQFPEKLIPLMILNAAEGKALPVYGDGQNVRDWLFVRDHCTAIWQIMTSGKHGETYNIGGDNEMRNLDVVHTICDIVDELLPESGGKSRRELITFVKDRPGHDWRYAIDFSKIRTELGWQPEESFESGIRKTVQWFLDHSEWVARIKSGQYQEWISQHYGNDA, translated from the coding sequence ATGAAAACAATTTTAGTTACCGGCGGATGTGGCTTTATCGGCGCTAATTTCATTCGCTATCTATTTGAAGAATCCGGATTTAGCGGTCGCGTTGTAAACGCGGACAAACTGACTTACGCCGGAAATCCGGAAAATTTGTCGGACATCGCCGAACAATTTGCCGGACGTTATTTTTTTGAACAAGTTGATATTTGCGATTACGCTGCCATCGAACGCGTTTTCGCCAAACATGATGTGGATACCATTTGTCATTTTGCAGCCGAATCGCATGTGGATCGCTCGATTGTCGGACCGGGAGAATTTATCCAAACCAACGTCATCGGGACATTTAACCTGTTGGAAGTAGCCCGCCACAACCGCGAAAAACTGGCGTTGTTCCACCACGTCAGCACGGATGAGGTGTTCGGCAGTCTCGGCGAAACCGGATTTTTCACGGAAACCACGCCGTATCAACCGCGAAGCCCATATTCGGCATCCAAAGCGTCATCCGATCATTTGGTGCGCGCCTACAATCATACGTATGGCATTCCGGTAACGATTTCCAATTGTTCGAACAATTACGGACCGTATCAATTTCCCGAAAAACTGATTCCGCTGATGATTTTGAACGCTGCCGAAGGCAAAGCACTGCCGGTTTACGGCGACGGTCAAAACGTGCGCGATTGGCTGTTTGTGCGCGATCACTGCACTGCGATCTGGCAAATTATGACATCCGGCAAACACGGGGAAACATACAATATTGGCGGCGATAACGAAATGCGCAACCTGGATGTGGTGCACACGATTTGCGATATTGTGGATGAACTGCTGCCGGAATCCGGTGGCAAATCGCGCCGCGAACTGATCACTTTTGTGAAAGATCGTCCCGGTCACGATTGGCGATATGCCATCGATTTCAGCAAAATCCGCACGGAACTCGGCTGGCAGCCGGAAGAATCGTTCGAGAGCGGTATTCGCAAAACCGTTCAGTGGTTTCTCGATCATTCGGAATGGGTGGCGCGAATCAAAAGCGGGCAATATCAGGAATGGATTTCGCAGCATTACGGAAACGACGCCTGA
- the nudC gene encoding NAD(+) diphosphatase: protein MKNTFIPELRSIERPKTPSIGFIFSNGKILLAPENPENPLPDISINPFNQTNLQRLLSIGFWNNNPCVAAELPDDAEIPAPFQWLPLRQSFAVLGEIAFSIAGRAHHMQHWDRTHRFCGSCGAPFPAELTTNVKICSRCDASHFPTLSPAVIVAVTRGNEILLARSARFRNAKMFSVLAGFVEPGETLESAVAREVYEETRISVENIRYFGSQPWPFPNALMIGFTATYADGEIDLADDELVEAGWFSAKNMPHLSQPPSIARKLIDHFLAENGVV from the coding sequence ATGAAAAATACATTTATCCCTGAACTTCGTTCAATTGAACGCCCCAAAACGCCGTCGATCGGCTTTATTTTTTCGAACGGAAAAATTTTGCTCGCACCGGAAAACCCGGAAAATCCGTTACCGGATATATCGATAAACCCCTTTAATCAAACAAACTTACAGCGATTATTGAGCATCGGATTCTGGAATAATAACCCGTGCGTCGCAGCGGAATTACCAGATGACGCCGAAATTCCTGCGCCGTTCCAATGGCTGCCGTTGCGACAGTCTTTCGCTGTGTTAGGGGAAATCGCATTTTCGATTGCCGGACGCGCCCACCACATGCAGCATTGGGATCGAACCCACCGGTTTTGCGGCAGTTGCGGCGCCCCGTTTCCGGCGGAACTGACCACAAATGTGAAAATTTGCAGCCGCTGCGACGCCAGCCACTTCCCTACATTGTCACCGGCGGTGATTGTCGCGGTTACGCGCGGCAACGAAATTTTGCTGGCGCGATCCGCCCGCTTTCGCAACGCCAAAATGTTCAGCGTGTTGGCCGGATTTGTGGAACCCGGCGAAACGCTGGAATCCGCCGTTGCCCGCGAAGTTTATGAGGAAACACGCATCAGCGTGGAAAACATCCGTTATTTCGGCAGCCAGCCATGGCCGTTTCCGAATGCGCTAATGATAGGTTTTACAGCCACTTACGCCGACGGTGAAATTGATCTTGCAGATGATGAACTGGTTGAAGCCGGTTGGTTTTCCGCGAAAAATATGCCGCATTTATCGCAACCGCCGAGCATCGCCCGCAAATTGATCGATCATTTTTTGGCTGAAAATGGAGTGGTGTGA
- a CDS encoding spheroidene monooxygenase, which produces MSSAIAGGTPLVTVTFWGFPKSQRFWALAQMGISRLHLLRMRDLRFWKLMGCGHGSGFSLQPDWSRYALLCVWDSPEAAENFLNKSRLVAKYNRHASEMWTIFLLPVQANGQWNVRNPFLPIAKMSPDENPVAVLTRATIRPSRLRAFWQMVPKTSAALDAANGRMLSIGIGEAPFIRQATLSVWENAAAIREYAYKNPDHIDAMRRTRSENWYSEELFARFLPIGSAGKWNGVDPLAKLFR; this is translated from the coding sequence ATCAGCTCGGCGATAGCTGGCGGAACACCGTTGGTGACCGTCACTTTTTGGGGATTCCCGAAAAGCCAGCGGTTTTGGGCGTTGGCGCAAATGGGTATTTCTCGATTGCATCTGTTGCGAATGCGTGATTTGCGCTTCTGGAAATTGATGGGCTGCGGACACGGCAGCGGTTTCAGCTTGCAGCCGGATTGGTCGCGATATGCTTTGCTGTGCGTTTGGGATTCCCCCGAAGCCGCCGAAAATTTCCTCAACAAATCCCGGTTGGTTGCCAAATACAATCGCCACGCAAGCGAAATGTGGACGATATTTTTACTGCCGGTTCAGGCTAACGGACAATGGAACGTACGCAATCCATTTCTGCCGATTGCAAAAATGTCGCCGGACGAGAACCCGGTTGCGGTGCTTACCCGGGCAACCATTCGCCCGTCGCGATTGCGGGCGTTTTGGCAAATGGTGCCAAAAACCAGCGCCGCGTTGGATGCCGCAAACGGTCGAATGCTGTCAATTGGCATCGGGGAAGCGCCGTTTATCCGGCAAGCTACATTGAGTGTTTGGGAAAACGCAGCCGCCATTCGCGAATACGCATACAAAAATCCCGATCACATAGATGCGATGCGCCGGACCCGTTCGGAAAATTGGTACAGCGAGGAATTGTTCGCACGATTTCTGCCCATCGGCAGCGCGGGCAAATGGAACGGCGTCGATCCGTTGGCAAAGCTTTTTCGCTGA
- a CDS encoding patatin-like phospholipase family protein yields MKTMTKLSRQTVRLLLIVLWIASGSQHLFAQPETPFRPKIGLVFSGGGAKGFAHIGVLKVLEEIGMPIDCISGNSMGSIVGGLYAIGYRAADLEKIATQTDWDVVLKDRVERSALSMEQKFYDARYNVSLDLDGLRVKLPSGLISGQNVVRLLNRLTQPVQHIRDFTQFPIPFVCVATNIVTGEAVVLKSGSLAESIRASMAIPSAFTPIEIDGKLLVDGMIARNFPVQEAREVLGAEVVIGVDVGEELADEDGLDSFLSIMNQAVSFQMVKSTLEQRKLCNYLITPEVSEHGAGSFGNAEYFIAQGEAAAREMLPQLQALLQSIKHLPDEPENGEKIIYHAASPEDLILIAEVEIEGLQRLPRNFVMERLQIAAPAHISLAEVENGVDRVFGSQFFERVSYELAPNANGKRLILHVKERAGNLFRVGFRYDSKTEAALLLNTTFRNQGRPGSFLSIDAKLSTDLLFEGQYFTRTGFRRRIGFRWHLVHAQQSIDQFTGESRIARQRIYSTFGETFLGTIFSNKLTIGGGLRLEYTRTVPTIAPVEYEPENDGLIIFFSTLTVDTYDKTNYPTSGTYLKLSAEKASRKIVSERDFARVFLDARFANSLAPKLTLLSSIFIGNAIDDVPFHYQFMLGGQNMPFTFLGERNSFLGFRPQEFQNNNVEFLQMGFQFEIFPKQYLIVRGNVGNTFDKFSIKLSPNSFFYGGGATLGWDSRFGPIEFTASASERHSLITHLNVGFYF; encoded by the coding sequence ATGAAAACAATGACGAAACTGTCCCGGCAAACCGTCCGGTTATTATTGATTGTTCTGTGGATAGCCAGTGGCAGCCAACACCTTTTTGCACAACCGGAAACGCCGTTTCGCCCGAAAATCGGGCTGGTTTTCAGCGGTGGCGGCGCCAAAGGATTTGCCCACATCGGTGTGCTGAAAGTGCTGGAAGAAATCGGCATGCCCATCGATTGCATCTCCGGAAACAGCATGGGCAGCATCGTCGGCGGGCTGTATGCGATCGGCTATCGCGCGGCGGATCTCGAAAAAATTGCCACCCAGACCGATTGGGATGTGGTGCTGAAAGATCGCGTCGAACGCAGCGCGCTGAGTATGGAGCAAAAATTTTACGATGCCCGCTATAACGTTTCGCTGGATTTGGACGGGCTGCGGGTTAAACTGCCGTCCGGGCTGATTTCCGGGCAAAATGTGGTGCGGCTGCTCAACCGGCTGACCCAGCCGGTGCAACACATTCGCGATTTCACGCAATTCCCCATTCCTTTTGTTTGCGTTGCCACCAATATTGTCACCGGAGAAGCAGTGGTGCTGAAATCAGGTTCGCTGGCGGAATCGATTCGCGCCAGCATGGCGATTCCCTCCGCATTTACGCCCATCGAAATTGACGGTAAATTGCTCGTCGATGGCATGATCGCCCGGAATTTCCCGGTGCAGGAAGCCCGCGAGGTGCTCGGCGCAGAAGTGGTCATCGGTGTGGATGTCGGTGAAGAACTGGCAGACGAAGATGGGCTGGATTCCTTTCTCAGCATCATGAATCAGGCAGTCAGTTTCCAAATGGTGAAATCCACTTTGGAGCAGCGCAAACTCTGTAACTATTTGATAACACCGGAAGTTAGCGAGCACGGCGCCGGCAGTTTCGGCAATGCGGAATATTTTATCGCACAGGGTGAAGCCGCCGCGCGCGAAATGCTGCCGCAGTTGCAGGCACTGTTGCAATCCATCAAACATTTGCCGGATGAGCCGGAAAACGGCGAAAAAATTATTTATCACGCAGCATCACCGGAGGATCTGATCCTCATTGCCGAAGTGGAAATCGAAGGGCTGCAACGATTGCCGCGCAACTTTGTGATGGAGCGATTGCAGATCGCTGCACCGGCGCATATCTCGCTGGCCGAGGTTGAAAACGGTGTTGATCGCGTATTCGGCTCCCAATTTTTTGAACGGGTCAGTTACGAACTGGCACCCAACGCCAACGGGAAACGGCTCATTTTGCACGTGAAGGAACGCGCCGGCAATTTGTTCCGGGTGGGGTTCCGTTACGACAGCAAAACCGAAGCCGCTTTGCTGCTGAATACCACCTTTCGCAACCAGGGTCGCCCCGGTTCATTTTTGTCGATCGACGCCAAGTTGAGCACCGATCTGCTGTTTGAAGGACAATATTTCACCCGAACAGGATTTCGCCGCCGGATAGGGTTTCGCTGGCATTTGGTGCATGCGCAGCAAAGTATCGACCAGTTTACCGGCGAATCGCGGATTGCCCGGCAACGGATTTACAGCACCTTTGGCGAAACATTTTTGGGAACCATTTTCTCGAACAAACTGACCATTGGCGGCGGATTACGGCTGGAATATACCCGAACCGTTCCCACCATCGCGCCGGTAGAATATGAGCCGGAAAATGATGGGCTTATCATTTTTTTCAGCACGCTAACCGTTGATACGTATGACAAAACCAACTACCCGACCAGCGGCACATATCTCAAATTATCTGCTGAAAAAGCCAGCCGGAAAATTGTCAGTGAGCGCGATTTTGCCCGGGTTTTTCTCGATGCGCGATTTGCAAATTCGCTGGCGCCAAAGCTAACCTTGCTCAGTAGTATTTTCATCGGCAACGCGATTGACGACGTGCCGTTTCATTACCAGTTCATGCTCGGCGGACAAAATATGCCGTTCACTTTTTTGGGTGAACGCAACTCATTTTTGGGATTTCGTCCACAGGAATTTCAAAATAATAATGTGGAATTTTTGCAAATGGGATTTCAGTTCGAGATTTTTCCCAAACAATATTTGATTGTCCGGGGAAATGTTGGCAACACCTTCGATAAATTTTCCATCAAACTCAGCCCGAACAGCTTTTTTTATGGTGGCGGCGCAACGCTCGGTTGGGATTCCCGGTTTGGTCCCATCGAATTTACGGCATCCGCCAGCGAGCGCCACAGCCTGATCACCCATTTGAACGTGGGATTTTATTTTTAG
- the queF gene encoding NADPH-dependent 7-cyano-7-deazaguanine reductase QueF, translating to MPVAEGKYFEFQDESHINIDFLETFEFDSPGQYILTETDEFSAVCPFSGLPDYAYLKIEYYPEGGRCIELKSLKYYIISYRNVGIYQEAATRRIYEDLKNVLQTPRIRITTIYNTRGGFDTTCIEGSLD from the coding sequence ATGCCGGTTGCAGAAGGCAAGTATTTTGAATTTCAGGACGAATCGCATATCAACATCGACTTTTTGGAAACGTTCGAATTCGACAGTCCCGGGCAATATATTTTAACGGAAACCGATGAATTCAGCGCGGTTTGCCCGTTTAGCGGATTACCGGATTACGCATATTTGAAGATCGAATATTATCCGGAAGGCGGTAGATGTATCGAGCTTAAGTCGTTGAAATATTACATCATTAGCTATCGGAATGTGGGCATTTACCAGGAAGCCGCAACCCGCCGCATTTACGAAGATTTGAAAAACGTGCTGCAAACGCCGCGCATCCGCATCACCACAATTTACAACACACGGGGCGGTTTCGATACCACCTGCATCGAAGGCTCGCTGGATTAG
- a CDS encoding LemA family protein produces MNDPREKLQNEGFSREEVDWILERAVELQRNTEEKKYLDSDSIKEGAESAGIDSKFVEEAIRQVRAEMQREKAATEKRKKTQRYVAIGATALVVVLFFTTQSRLNSRMSAVEAERAQLENVLQRRHDLIPNLISVARASASHEKELIESVSRYQSESENTSDFQLKQAWEQKLGDAMTTLMRSVGSSGGSGVMFTRLSDEMAGSENRIAYARKQYNEAVAAYNRTARGFPVSLIRPFTGYPGEVPFFAASPDAQNPDKF; encoded by the coding sequence ATGAACGATCCCCGCGAAAAGCTGCAAAACGAGGGTTTTTCCCGCGAAGAAGTGGATTGGATTCTCGAACGCGCGGTAGAATTGCAGCGCAACACCGAAGAAAAAAAATATCTCGATAGCGACAGCATCAAAGAAGGCGCAGAGTCCGCCGGCATCGACAGCAAATTTGTGGAAGAAGCCATCCGGCAGGTTCGCGCGGAAATGCAGCGGGAAAAAGCCGCCACGGAAAAACGCAAAAAAACGCAGCGGTATGTGGCGATTGGCGCGACTGCGTTGGTTGTGGTGCTGTTTTTTACAACCCAAAGCCGGTTGAATTCGCGAATGTCTGCCGTGGAAGCGGAGCGCGCGCAGTTGGAAAACGTGCTGCAACGGCGGCACGATCTCATCCCGAACCTGATCAGCGTTGCCCGGGCCAGCGCATCGCACGAAAAAGAGTTGATCGAATCGGTCAGCCGCTATCAATCCGAAAGTGAAAACACCAGCGATTTTCAACTGAAGCAAGCCTGGGAGCAAAAATTGGGCGACGCGATGACCACGCTCATGCGCTCGGTCGGCAGCAGCGGCGGCTCCGGCGTGATGTTTACCCGGCTCAGCGACGAAATGGCCGGATCGGAAAATCGCATCGCTTACGCCCGGAAACAATACAACGAAGCCGTTGCTGCGTATAACCGGACAGCGCGGGGATTCCCCGTTTCGCTGATTCGCCCGTTTACCGGTTATCCCGGCGAAGTGCCGTTTTTTGCGGCTTCGCCCGATGCACAAAATCCCGATAAATTCTGA
- a CDS encoding T9SS type A sorting domain-containing protein, protein MSYFRWFLAVSLVTGLAVAETIRVPEDYPTARLALEAAANGDTVLISGGSVSRNVYFNGNDVVLIGQSLLGNDFRNFVNRITALPTAERGAVVDSFMSAVPGFPFAEADVFCYFIYRGSTNSVAVAGDFNGWNPTNANLSRLADTNFWYREYVFEADARLDYKLVLNGSQWILDPRNPNTVSGGFGPNSELAMPDYVQPTEIAANPAIAHGSVFDTTITSAILGNSRPIRIYTPPGYAAATTDSFPMILFHDGLEYLALANVKNIFDNLIDQQRIQPLIGVFVHPIDRNNELGFTKRLQYEAFIIDELMPLVTSRYRIKSDPAARAMTGPSLGGLITTQICYNHPDVFGLAAPFSPSYWANDRVVFNEVVNGPVQPLKFYLDWGTYEPSIMVDGRLMRDYLDTAGYEMTWQEWHEGHSWGSWRAHVDNALEFFFPGSALGTGQPAEIAEGFGLFQNYPNPFNPETTIRFQLPFPADISLKIFDLLGREVVTLKSGFAAQGEHTVVWNGQNTNGETVGSGFYFYRLVSQKFSETRRMLLIR, encoded by the coding sequence ATGAGCTATTTTCGCTGGTTTTTGGCTGTTTCTTTGGTGACCGGTTTGGCAGTCGCCGAAACGATTCGCGTGCCGGAAGATTATCCGACCGCACGGCTGGCGCTGGAAGCCGCCGCAAACGGCGATACGGTGCTCATCAGCGGCGGCAGCGTTTCGCGCAATGTTTATTTTAACGGAAATGATGTTGTGCTGATCGGTCAATCGCTGCTCGGCAATGATTTTCGCAATTTTGTGAACCGGATTACGGCGTTGCCAACCGCCGAACGCGGCGCAGTTGTGGACAGTTTTATGAGCGCCGTTCCGGGATTTCCGTTCGCGGAAGCTGATGTTTTTTGTTACTTTATCTATCGCGGCAGCACAAACAGCGTCGCCGTTGCCGGCGATTTCAACGGCTGGAATCCCACCAACGCCAATTTGTCGCGGCTGGCAGATACCAACTTCTGGTATCGCGAATACGTTTTCGAAGCCGATGCCCGGCTGGATTACAAACTGGTGCTCAACGGCAGCCAGTGGATTCTCGATCCGCGAAATCCCAACACGGTTTCCGGCGGATTTGGCCCCAATTCCGAACTGGCGATGCCGGATTACGTTCAGCCAACCGAAATTGCCGCGAATCCCGCCATCGCACACGGCAGCGTTTTCGACACAACCATCACCAGCGCAATTCTGGGAAATTCCCGCCCGATCCGCATTTACACGCCACCGGGTTACGCCGCCGCCACAACCGACAGCTTTCCGATGATATTATTTCACGACGGACTGGAATATCTGGCATTGGCGAATGTCAAAAATATATTTGATAATCTGATCGACCAGCAGCGCATCCAACCGCTGATCGGCGTTTTTGTGCATCCGATCGATCGCAATAATGAGCTCGGATTCACCAAACGGTTGCAATACGAAGCGTTCATTATTGATGAGCTGATGCCGTTGGTAACATCGCGATATCGCATCAAATCCGATCCGGCAGCGCGGGCAATGACCGGGCCGTCGCTCGGCGGGTTGATCACCACCCAAATCTGTTACAATCACCCGGATGTGTTCGGGCTGGCTGCGCCGTTTTCTCCCTCGTATTGGGCAAACGACCGGGTGGTTTTCAACGAAGTGGTGAACGGTCCGGTACAGCCGCTCAAATTTTATCTCGATTGGGGCACATACGAACCCAGCATTATGGTGGATGGTCGCCTGATGCGCGATTACCTCGACACCGCCGGATACGAAATGACCTGGCAGGAATGGCACGAAGGTCACAGTTGGGGCAGTTGGCGGGCGCATGTAGATAACGCGCTGGAATTTTTCTTCCCCGGCAGCGCGCTCGGCACCGGACAACCGGCGGAAATTGCGGAAGGTTTCGGGCTGTTCCAGAATTATCCGAATCCGTTCAATCCGGAAACTACCATACGTTTTCAGCTACCATTTCCGGCAGATATCTCGTTGAAAATATTCGATTTATTGGGGAGAGAAGTTGTCACGCTGAAATCGGGATTTGCGGCGCAGGGTGAACACACGGTTGTCTGGAACGGACAAAATACCAACGGCGAAACAGTAGGTTCGGGGTTTTATTTTTACCGGCTGGTTTCCCAAAAATTTTCCGAAACGCGGCGCATGCTGCTGATCCGCTGA